The Streptomyces sp. NBC_00335 DNA window ATGCGAATTACACGACTGGGCAGTGGAGTTCTGGTTGGCAGGAGGTTCCTGGGGACTTCGAGGGTGCGACTGCGATTTCGGCTTCGGGGGTCGGTAACCAGGTGCATCTTGAGGTGCTTGGTGCGGGTGGTGTGATGCACAACACCGATGCGGATTACGGGACTGGTCAGTGGACCGGTGTGTGGACGGACATGGGTGGTACGGGGCTGAAGGCTCTGACGAGTGCGGTGACGGGCAGCACGATGCACGTCTATGCGGTGGGTGCGGAGGGTCAGGTCTTCACGCGGGATGCCAATTACGCGACTGGTCAGTGGACGGGTTGGCAGTCGGTTCCGGGTGGGTTCCTGGGTGCGACGGCGATTTCGGCTTCGGGGGTCGGCAGCCAGGTGCATCTTGAGGTGCTTGGTGCGGGTGGTGTGATGCACAACACCGATGCGGATTACGGGACTGGTCAGTGGACCGGTGTGTGGACGGACATGGGTGGTACGGGGCTGAAGGCTCTGACGAGTGCGGTGACGGACAAGACGATGCACGTCTATGCGGTGGGCGCTGGTGGTCAGGTCTTCACGCGGGACGCCAATTACGCGACCGGTCAGTGGACGGGTTGGCAGTCCGTTCCCGGTGACGAGTCCGGTGCGACCGCCATCACCGCCTCCACCACCAAGTAACACCCAGGCAGGCCCGGTCGCCCCTACCGCATCGACGGTCGGGGCGTCCGGGCTGTGCCGGTGTCGCCCGCGGGCTCGTAGGCGGCGGCGACCTTGAGGAGCCAGGCGATCTCCTCGCGCGGTGTGCGGCCTCCGGTGGTGCGGTCGAGGGTGGCAGGGAGTGCGGGGGCCGGCAGGTGCCGGGCCCGCTGTTGTACGGAGAGCCGGAGCCAGCGGGCTTCCGTGGCGGCCCGGTCCGTGTCGCCGGCGGCGTGCGGCACGGCGGCCGGGGGGTCCTCGGCGGGGGTGTCGTCGCGCAGGGCGAGGGCGGCGTCGCGGATGGCGAAGGCGCGGTGGGCCACGTCGAGGGAGCGGTCGCCGAAGGTGAACAGTTCGCGGACGCGGCTGGTGGCGGGCGTGCCCAGGACCACGTGCGGCACCGCCGTCACGAGGTCCGCCCACAGCGGGTGCAGCCGCCACAGTGCGTACTGGTCACGGAAGTAGCGGACCAGGACCCGGGTCGGCGGAATGGATACGCCGAGGAAGAGCAGCACCACGGTGATGGCGGGCAGCAGCTCGCTGATCGAGTCCGTGAGCGGTACGGGATTGCCGTCGGCGTCCAGGATCGTGGAGTCGCCCTGCCTCAGGATGAAGTAGATCCGGTAGAGGGTGTAGAGGAACCCGTTGGCCGTCGCCGCGGCCAGGCAGGTGACCCCGACCCGGAGCAGCCCGGGGGCCACGTTGCGGCGGTTCGACCAGAAGAGGACCGTCGCCTGTACGGAGGACGCCGCGTACACGGAGTAGAAGACGCCCAGGTAGAGCTGCACACCGGGGTGGCCGTAGTGGGCGTCGATGCCGTACGCGCCGGTGTAGTCGTGCGGGAGGGCGAACGCGAAGAGGGCCGTCAGGACGGCCATCGCGGTTCCGGTGAAGATCAGCCTCAGGCGTGCGGCGCGCTCCTGACCGGGCCGCTTGTGGATCGCGTGGACGTAGTCGAGGAGGAAGGAGGCGGCCGCGACTCCGGCGAGGTGCTTGACGAGCAGGGTGACGTCGCCGATCCCGGTCAGCGACTCCAGCAAGCCCGCGATCCGGGGCGGGCGGGTGCTGAGCCCGATCGCGCCCGCGACGAAGGTGGCCCACAACGCGCGGTTCGCCCGGGTGCCGAACGCGGAGGGCGTGCGCCAGATCACCACGCTCCAGGCGAGCAGCGGCATCAGCCATTCGAACAGCGGGCGCATCAGCGCTTCCTCCAGCGGCGGGTGCGGACCGGGTGCAACAGGCTGTCGGCCAGCCGGCCGGAGGCGGGATCGAGCTGGTCCGTGGACCCGCAGCGGTCGGCCAGCAGGAGCGCGATCATTTCCGCCTCCTGTTCCTCGGCGGTGTCGTAGTTCGTACGGTTCCCGCCCATCACCTGGGCGACGGCTTCCGGTGTCAGGTCGGGCATCAGCGCGGCCAGGTGGGACAGTTCCACGACGCCGGAATGGCCGCACAGGACGTGGCCGAGTTCGTGGAGCTTGATGAGGTCCTGGTGCGCGGGGCTGGTGTGCTGCTCGTAGAAGACGACGTCGACGCTCGGCATGGCGATCCACATGCCGCAGGGCGCGTCACGGCCCAGTACGGGCAGGGGCTCCATCACGATGGGCCGGCCGCGTTGGTGTTCCAGGGAGGCGCGGAAGCCTTCGACGGTGAACGGGCTCGGCAGGTCCAGGCCCGCGAGCACGGCCTCACAGCGTTTGCGCAGACCTCGGGGAAGCGGCATGTGTGAAGGAACGTTTCTGTCGAGGTGGAAAGGGAGCGGGCCCGCTGGTCGCACTCACTCGGTGCCGGTCGGCCCGTGCCTCGATTCGCCGCTTCCGGCGTTGTCCTCGAGCTGTTTGAGCTTGTCGGCGAGGGCGACCAGCATGTGGAGACTGCCGTCCGAGAGTCCCGAAGCCCGCTGGACGAGGCTGACCACCTCGGAGTTGCCCAGGGCCTGCCGCAGATCCCCGATCTTTTCCAGCCGCTCCAGCTGTTCGTCCACCACGGCGGCCTTGGCGTCGTCCACGAAGTAGCTCGCACCGGCCCGGATCCCGAAGCCGCGGCCGAGCCAGTCGAGGGTGTCCACGGTGGGGTTGGGGACCTGCCCCTTCTGGGTCACGCCGTGGTGCAGGTTGCGGATGGTGTCCTTGGAGATGACGTCGCGCCCCGCCAGCCGGTTGATGCGCTCGGTCAGTTCGCGGTACGTCGGTGCCCGTCCACCCGCTTTGACCGCCTCACGGCCGATCAGCCGGTCCACCCGCTCGGCGATCTTCCGCGCACGTTCCGCCGAACGCACAGGTCCCTCCGCGTCACCGGCGACGCCGTGCTCCACCGAATTCACCCCGACCCCCGATCAAGACTCCTACCGTACCGTCGGGCCACCGGTCCCGGTACGGCATCGGCCGGCACCGGAGATGCACGGCCGCGGACGGCCGCGCACCTCCGGTCAGCGGTCACCCGTCCCTACGCCGCCTGCAGCGCGAGCGTCGGTGAAAGCCTCGCCGCGCGGACCGCCGGGTAGAGGCCTGCGACCGTGCCGATGGCCAGGGTTGAGGCGAAGCCGCCCGTGACCGCCCAGAGGGGGACCACCCAGGGGAGGTCGCCGGCTCGGGCGTACACCGCCGTGGCCGCGCCGCCCAGCACGATGCCCGCCAGGCCGCCCAGGCCCGACAGGAGCAGGGACTCCGTGACGAACTGGATGCGGATCTGGCCCTTGGTGGCGCCCAGGGAGCGGCGCAGGCCGATCTCGTGCCGGCGTTCCAGTACCGAGATGATCATGGTGTTGGCCACCCCGACCCCGCCCACCAGCAGGGCGATGCCGCCGAGGCCGAGGAGGAGGGTGCTGAAGGCGCCCTCGGTGGCGGCCTTCGCCTGGAGGGCCGCCGACGGGTCGGTGACCGAGACCGTGGTCGGGCTCTGCGGGTTGGCCGTCTTGGCGATGAGGTTCCGGACCTGCTGGACGCGGTCGTCGGCGGAGCGCTCGTAGACCGACGTGGGGTGGCCGTCGAAGCCCAGGAGGCTCTGGGCGGCATCCCAGCCGATGAGCGCCGAGCGTTCGATCTCCGGGGCGAGGGGGATCGGCTCCAGGATGCCGATGACGGTGAAGTACTGCCCGCCGATGAAGACCTGCCCGCCCGGCGCCGTCATGCCCAAGCGCTCGGCGGTGACGTGCCCGAGGACCACGGACGGGTAGCGGCCCGTCGCGTCGTTGAGCCAGCTCCCGCTGTGCATCCGGGCCCGGAGCGTCTTCAGGAGCTCGTCCTTCGCCGCCTTCAGGGCGATGCCGCCCGTCTCCTCCTTCGGGATGTTCTCGCTGCGGCGGACGGACTCCATCACGTCGCCCGTCGTGCCGACCGATTCGACCCCGTCGATCCGGGCGATCATGCCGGGGGCGTCCTTCGGCAGCTTGGTGTCCTGTCCCGAGAACATCGACTGGCCGGGGGTCGCGACCATCATGTTCGTGCCGAGCTTGTCGAGTTCCTGGAGCAGCTTGGCCTGGCTCGACGAGGAGATGCCGACGACCGCGATCATCGTCGCGATGCCGATCGCGATCCCGAGCGCCGACAGGAACACGCGCATCGGCCGCGAGCGCAGCCCCGCCGATCCCACGTGGAACACGTCCCGCGGGCCGAGGCGCGGCGGGGACAGCTTGCGGGCTTTCCTCTCGGCCGCGCGGGCCTTCTTCTCCGCCGCGCGGGACTTCGTACGGGCACCCACTACGCGCCCACCCCCAGCGCGCTCGCGTCCGCGTTCCACACGTCCGCCACGATCTCGCCGTCGCGGATGCGGACCTGCCGGGGCAGGCTCGCCGCGATCTCGTTGTCGTGGGTGATCACGGCGATGGTGGCCCCGTCCTGGTTGAGCTCGTGCAGCAGTTCCATCACCGATTCGCCGGACGCCGTGTCCAGGGCGCCCGTCGGTTCGTCGGCGAGCAGCAGGTCCGGTTCGCCCGCCACCGCGCGGGCGATCGCCACGCGCTGCTTCTGGCCGCCGGACAGTTCGTGCGGCCGGTGGTCCATGCGGTCGCCGAGGCCGACGCGCTCCAGGGCGCGTTCCGCCCGCCGTCCGCGTTCGGCGCGGGACAGGCCGGAGTACAGCAGTCCCTCGGCGACGTTGGCCCGGGCGCTGATGCCCGGTACCAGGTGGAAGGACTGGAACACGAAGCCGACGTGGCGGGAGCGCAGCGCCGACAGGGAGCGGTCGGAGAGGGTCGCGATGTCGTACCCGGCGATGGCGACGCGGCCGGCGGTCGGCCGGTCGAGGGTTCCGACGATGTGCAGGAGCGTGGACTTTCCCGAGCCCGACGGTCCTACGATGGCGAGGAGTTCGCCGTTCAGGACGGTGAGGTCGACTCCGCGCAGGGCCGCGACCCCGCCGGGGTACTCCTTGGTGACTCCGGTCAGTTCGACGACCGCGTGGGCGTGTGTGTTCATGACGCGGGGACTCCGACGAGCATGCCCTCCTTGAGGGCGTCCCCCTTCACCTCCACCCGGCCCTGGCCGAACATGCCGAGCTCGACCTTGACCTCGCGGACCTTGCCGTCCTCGACGACCTGGACTCCGAAGCCGCCCTCGGCGAGGGCGAGGAGCGAGTTGACCGGTACGGAGAGCACCCCCTTGCGGACCTCGCCCGTCAGGCTCACCGAGACCGGGGACTGGTCGGGGCCGGTGGCCTCGGAGGGGTTGTCGAGGGCGATCTCGACGTCGACCTTCGGCTTCTTGTCCCCGCCGCCCCCGCCCCCGCCGCCCGAGGACGGGTCGTCGCCGTTGGCGGTGGCACCGACCGAGCTGATCTTTCCCTTGCCGGTGCCTCCGCCGGGCAGGCTCACGGTCACCGGGTCACCGGTCTTGACCTTGCCCGCCTTGGCCACGTCCAGCTGCAGGCGGACCATCCGCTCGGTGCCGGTCACGGTCATGACGGGCTTGCCGGAGGCGGCCTCGTCGCCGACGGCCATGTCGTTCTTCTGGATCCGCTGGGGTCCGGAGGCGAAGGCGATGTCGCCCTTGCCGACCTCGCCCGTCTCCTTCACCTTGTGGGACTTCTGCCAGCGCTTGACGGCGGTGGCCGTCCCGGCGGTGAAGGTGCCGTCCGTGGTGTCCAGGCCGGTGCCGAACCCGAGGGCCTGGAGGTTCTGCTTGAGCTGTTTGACGTCCTCGCCCTTGTCCCCGGACTTCAGGGGCCGGTACATGGGGGTGGTGCCGTACATCAGGCGCACCGGCTTGCCGTTGACCTCGTAGAGCTTGCCGTCCCGCTCCACGGAGGAGCCGGCGGGTGCCACCCACGTCAGGGTCGCGGAGCCGGAGCCGGAGCCGGACCCCGACCCGGAGCCCGCCCCCGCCCCGCCCGCGCCGGGGGCTCCGCCGACACCGCCCGTCCCGCCGGGCGCGTCCGCACCCACCGCGTTGAGCTTGCGTTCCTTCGCGAAGCCGAGCGTTCCGTCGGCCTTGATCCCGGAGCTGAGGTCGCTGCGCTTGACCGGAGAGGTCGCGCCCGGCAGTCCGTCCGAGCGGTCCTGCTTCGAGTCGCTGGGGCCGGTCCCCGGCTGGGCCACGACCGCGTACCCGCCGCCGGTGACGGCGAGCACGACGACCAGCGAGCCCAGGACCCACTTCGCGCGCTTGCTCACTTGTCCGCGCTGCACTTGTTGAGTTGGTCCATGAACTTGTCCTTGTCGACGCCGTCGGGGACCGAGAAGCCCGTGCGCGCGTTCCCGTTGAACTCCGGGTCCGGCATGTCGAAGCCGTTGTCCCGCATGCACTTGGCCTGGGCGAGGGCCTTGTCCTTCTCGGCCTGCGGTATCTCGCCGCCGGCGCCGGGGCCCGTCATCCCGCACTTCTCCATGGCCTTCTTCATCGCCTCCTGGTCCGCGCCCGCACCCACCGTCATGCCGCGCGGGTCCTCGCCGGGCTTCGGGTCGGGAGCGTCCACGCCGTTGTCGCGCAGGCACTTGCGCATCTTGAGGGCGTTGTCGGCGTCCGTGCCGCCGCTGGATCCGCCGGACTGAGAGGAGCCGTCCTGCTTCTTGTCCGATCCGCCGGTGCCGCCCCCGCACGCGGTGACGAAGAGGGTCAGGCCGGTGAGGAGGGCGGCCGCGGTCATGGTCGTAGATCGCTTCATGGGCCCGAGCGTGCGTGAGGAGGGGGTTTCGCTTCTCTAAACCCCCGCGCTTATGACGAGGAAATGTCCCCCTCCGGTAAAGAGGGAGGATGCGAGTTCTGGTGGTGGAGGACGAGGAGTTCCTGCGGGAGATGATCGCCGAGGGGCTGCGCGGTGACGCGCTGGCCGTCGACGAGGCGAGCGACGGCCTGGAGGCCCTGAACCGCCTGCGCCTGGGCGCGTACGACGTCCTGATCCTCGACCGCGACCTGCCCGGCCTGCACGGGGACGAGGTCTGCCGCCAGGTGGTGCGCGAGCGGCTGCTGACCCGCGTCCTGATGCTGACGGCCTCCGGGACCGTACGCGACCGGGTGGAGGGCCTCGGCCTCGGCGCCGACG harbors:
- a CDS encoding MAB_1171c family putative transporter; translated protein: MRPLFEWLMPLLAWSVVIWRTPSAFGTRANRALWATFVAGAIGLSTRPPRIAGLLESLTGIGDVTLLVKHLAGVAAASFLLDYVHAIHKRPGQERAARLRLIFTGTAMAVLTALFAFALPHDYTGAYGIDAHYGHPGVQLYLGVFYSVYAASSVQATVLFWSNRRNVAPGLLRVGVTCLAAATANGFLYTLYRIYFILRQGDSTILDADGNPVPLTDSISELLPAITVVLLFLGVSIPPTRVLVRYFRDQYALWRLHPLWADLVTAVPHVVLGTPATSRVRELFTFGDRSLDVAHRAFAIRDAALALRDDTPAEDPPAAVPHAAGDTDRAATEARWLRLSVQQRARHLPAPALPATLDRTTGGRTPREEIAWLLKVAAAYEPAGDTGTARTPRPSMR
- a CDS encoding ABC transporter permease, translated to MSPPRLGPRDVFHVGSAGLRSRPMRVFLSALGIAIGIATMIAVVGISSSSQAKLLQELDKLGTNMMVATPGQSMFSGQDTKLPKDAPGMIARIDGVESVGTTGDVMESVRRSENIPKEETGGIALKAAKDELLKTLRARMHSGSWLNDATGRYPSVVLGHVTAERLGMTAPGGQVFIGGQYFTVIGILEPIPLAPEIERSALIGWDAAQSLLGFDGHPTSVYERSADDRVQQVRNLIAKTANPQSPTTVSVTDPSAALQAKAATEGAFSTLLLGLGGIALLVGGVGVANTMIISVLERRHEIGLRRSLGATKGQIRIQFVTESLLLSGLGGLAGIVLGGAATAVYARAGDLPWVVPLWAVTGGFASTLAIGTVAGLYPAVRAARLSPTLALQAA
- a CDS encoding ABC transporter ATP-binding protein, with protein sequence MNTHAHAVVELTGVTKEYPGGVAALRGVDLTVLNGELLAIVGPSGSGKSTLLHIVGTLDRPTAGRVAIAGYDIATLSDRSLSALRSRHVGFVFQSFHLVPGISARANVAEGLLYSGLSRAERGRRAERALERVGLGDRMDHRPHELSGGQKQRVAIARAVAGEPDLLLADEPTGALDTASGESVMELLHELNQDGATIAVITHDNEIAASLPRQVRIRDGEIVADVWNADASALGVGA
- a CDS encoding peptidoglycan-binding protein, translated to MSKRAKWVLGSLVVVLAVTGGGYAVVAQPGTGPSDSKQDRSDGLPGATSPVKRSDLSSGIKADGTLGFAKERKLNAVGADAPGGTGGVGGAPGAGGAGAGSGSGSGSGSGSATLTWVAPAGSSVERDGKLYEVNGKPVRLMYGTTPMYRPLKSGDKGEDVKQLKQNLQALGFGTGLDTTDGTFTAGTATAVKRWQKSHKVKETGEVGKGDIAFASGPQRIQKNDMAVGDEAASGKPVMTVTGTERMVRLQLDVAKAGKVKTGDPVTVSLPGGGTGKGKISSVGATANGDDPSSGGGGGGGGDKKPKVDVEIALDNPSEATGPDQSPVSVSLTGEVRKGVLSVPVNSLLALAEGGFGVQVVEDGKVREVKVELGMFGQGRVEVKGDALKEGMLVGVPAS